One stretch of Vulgatibacter sp. DNA includes these proteins:
- a CDS encoding peptidase MA family metallohydrolase, whose product MRTLRLLVAALVVLFVTTPVLAEPAEAPARVDLTPGIPVVEIPSPPAARMHVLAAPGAAAGVARSLAEGLDAERAELEALLGGLDAGPMEIRFAYGREEFAALQPRGGRVPGWAAGVAWPGLGLVVIDAQASGRNGDVRAVLRHELAHVALGRLVQGHMPRWFTEGFAQIYANEWTLSRSTTLARASAAGALLPVREIDEGWPGSPTDVDLAYAQSASLVAFLASSGDGAVLQRLVRHLGAGEPFADALIAAYGQPLILLELDWKRAMQSRYGWLPLFTDTNVWWAGAAVLLVLGAWRARGRSRRGIEAMEDGPELEPAVSLPVALPAGAEEPALQRVVLHPGEENGVRLTTPGPCPVLQRRAAAGHGKQEGPPAGPAGAISPGIWRH is encoded by the coding sequence ATGAGAACGCTCCGCCTCCTCGTTGCAGCCCTGGTCGTGCTCTTCGTCACCACCCCCGTCCTCGCGGAGCCGGCGGAGGCGCCCGCCCGGGTCGACCTCACACCCGGCATCCCGGTGGTCGAAATCCCCAGCCCACCGGCGGCGCGGATGCACGTCCTCGCAGCCCCCGGCGCCGCCGCCGGCGTCGCCCGCTCGCTGGCGGAAGGGTTGGACGCGGAGCGCGCCGAGCTCGAGGCGCTCCTCGGGGGCCTCGACGCAGGGCCGATGGAGATCCGCTTCGCCTACGGCCGCGAGGAGTTCGCAGCGCTGCAGCCCCGCGGCGGCAGGGTACCCGGCTGGGCCGCAGGCGTCGCCTGGCCTGGCCTCGGGTTGGTGGTGATCGACGCGCAGGCCTCGGGCCGCAACGGCGACGTCCGGGCGGTGCTGCGGCACGAGCTGGCCCACGTGGCGCTGGGGCGGCTGGTCCAGGGCCATATGCCGCGCTGGTTCACCGAGGGCTTCGCCCAGATCTACGCCAACGAGTGGACCCTCTCGCGGAGCACCACCCTCGCCCGGGCGAGCGCCGCTGGGGCGCTGCTGCCCGTCCGCGAGATCGACGAGGGCTGGCCGGGATCGCCCACCGACGTGGACCTCGCCTACGCCCAGAGCGCCTCGCTGGTCGCCTTCCTCGCCTCGAGCGGCGACGGGGCGGTGCTCCAGCGGCTCGTCCGCCACCTCGGCGCCGGCGAGCCCTTCGCCGATGCGCTCATCGCCGCCTACGGGCAGCCCCTCATCCTCCTCGAGCTCGACTGGAAGCGCGCGATGCAGAGCCGCTACGGCTGGCTCCCGCTCTTCACCGACACGAACGTCTGGTGGGCCGGCGCCGCGGTCCTGCTGGTCCTCGGCGCCTGGCGGGCCCGCGGCAGGTCCCGGCGCGGGATCGAGGCGATGGAGGATGGCCCGGAGCTCGAGCCGGCGGTCTCGCTGCCGGTGGCGTTGCCTGCCGGTGCCGAAGAGCCGGCGCTCCAGCGGGTCGTCCTCCACCCGGGGGAGGAGAACGGCGTGCGCCTCACCACCCCCGGCCCCTGCCCGGTGCTCCAGCGCCGCGCGGCAGCGGGCCACGGAAAGCAGGAGGGCCCTCCCGCAGGGCCTGCCGGCGCGATTTCGCCAGGGATTTGGCGCCACTAG
- a CDS encoding DUF167 domain-containing protein: MPAWLRPSTGGVLVEIVVQPRASRTRIVGEHGDRLKLQIAAPPVDGEANDAVIAFLAATFSVPKRDVELVAGATARRKTVLVRGVDEATAAARLRA, translated from the coding sequence ATGCCGGCCTGGCTGCGGCCGTCGACCGGTGGCGTGCTCGTGGAGATCGTGGTGCAGCCGCGGGCCTCCCGGACGCGGATCGTCGGCGAGCACGGCGACCGCCTCAAGCTCCAGATCGCCGCCCCGCCCGTGGACGGCGAGGCGAACGACGCGGTGATCGCCTTCCTGGCGGCGACCTTCTCGGTGCCGAAGCGCGACGTGGAGCTGGTGGCTGGCGCTACGGCCAGGCGCAAGACGGTGCTCGTCCGCGGCGTGGACGAGGCCACCGCCGCGGCGCGGCTCCGGGCCTGA
- a CDS encoding DivIVA domain-containing protein has translation MKVTALDIQQKEFARSFRGLAAEEVRTFLDQVGAQLEELARENIELREELKRREERIDALTSREKLLQETLVTAQRLSDEVKAQARKEAENIVAEAELRGEILLQQANERLAEVLGDITEMKRQRALFATQLRQAADAQLQLLEAIDAEPASLDKVTRLPRAAGAAD, from the coding sequence ATGAAGGTCACCGCCCTCGACATCCAGCAGAAGGAGTTCGCCCGGTCGTTCCGCGGCCTCGCCGCCGAGGAGGTCCGCACCTTCCTCGACCAGGTCGGCGCCCAGCTGGAGGAGCTCGCCCGGGAGAACATCGAGCTGCGCGAGGAGCTGAAGCGGCGGGAGGAGCGCATCGACGCCCTCACCTCCCGCGAGAAGCTCCTCCAGGAGACGCTGGTCACCGCCCAGCGGCTGAGCGACGAGGTGAAGGCGCAGGCCCGCAAGGAGGCGGAGAACATCGTCGCCGAGGCGGAGCTGCGCGGTGAGATCCTGCTGCAGCAGGCGAACGAGCGGCTCGCCGAGGTGCTCGGGGACATCACCGAGATGAAACGGCAGCGGGCCCTCTTCGCCACCCAGCTCCGCCAGGCGGCGGACGCGCAGCTGCAGCTCCTCGAGGCGATCGACGCGGAGCCCGCGTCCCTCGACAAGGTCACGCGGCTTCCCCGCGCCGCAGGCGCAGCGGACTGA
- a CDS encoding YfiM family protein: MRALALLLAAAASLVPAGAAADDDPWFGPDKVKHFGASAALAVGGYALGAAFFDEVPARLATGAGIALGAGVAKEVADLAGAGSASWRDLVWDVAGTGAGLLVAWGVDAVFFAPAGGADDARLVTLQGRF; encoded by the coding sequence ATGCGTGCCCTCGCCCTCCTGCTCGCCGCCGCTGCGTCCCTCGTCCCTGCTGGCGCCGCGGCGGACGACGACCCGTGGTTCGGTCCCGACAAGGTGAAGCATTTCGGCGCCTCCGCCGCGCTGGCGGTCGGCGGCTATGCGCTGGGAGCCGCGTTCTTCGACGAGGTGCCGGCGCGGCTCGCCACCGGTGCGGGAATCGCGCTCGGCGCAGGGGTGGCCAAGGAGGTGGCCGATCTCGCCGGCGCCGGCAGCGCCTCCTGGCGCGATCTCGTCTGGGACGTGGCGGGCACCGGCGCGGGGCTGCTGGTGGCGTGGGGTGTCGACGCGGTCTTCTTCGCGCCCGCAGGCGGCGCGGACGACGCCAGGCTCGTCACCCTGCAGGGACGCTTCTAA
- the proC gene encoding pyrroline-5-carboxylate reductase, with translation MADSPKIAFVGAGNMAEALIKGLLGAGWQADAIVGTGRRPERLDHLHRSYGIRTSLDNVAAVSDAEIVVLAVKPQALERMLELVAPGIDHGKLVISVAAGVPIAALERKLGAGARIVRAMPNTPALVGAGATAVSGGEHATEADLATAKALFDAVGQTVIVDESLLDAVTGLSGSGPAYIFLIIEALSDAGVKVGLPRYTAQALAAQTVLGSAKLLLETGQHPGMLKDQVTSPGGTAIAGLHTLEAGGLRTTLINAVEAATRRAKELGEQFLDD, from the coding sequence TTGGCTGATTCGCCCAAGATCGCCTTCGTCGGCGCGGGCAACATGGCGGAGGCCCTGATCAAGGGGCTCCTCGGCGCCGGTTGGCAGGCGGATGCGATCGTCGGCACCGGCAGGCGGCCGGAGCGGCTCGACCACCTGCACCGGAGCTACGGGATCCGGACCAGCCTCGACAACGTGGCGGCGGTGTCCGACGCGGAGATCGTGGTGCTGGCGGTGAAGCCGCAGGCGCTGGAGCGGATGCTCGAGCTGGTGGCGCCGGGGATCGATCACGGCAAGCTGGTGATCAGCGTCGCCGCCGGCGTGCCGATCGCCGCGCTGGAGCGCAAACTCGGCGCCGGCGCGCGGATCGTGCGGGCGATGCCCAACACGCCGGCGCTGGTCGGCGCAGGCGCCACCGCGGTGAGCGGCGGCGAGCACGCCACCGAGGCGGATCTCGCCACGGCGAAGGCCCTCTTCGATGCGGTGGGCCAGACGGTGATCGTCGACGAGTCGCTGCTCGACGCGGTGACGGGACTCTCCGGCAGCGGCCCCGCCTACATCTTCCTGATCATCGAGGCGCTCTCCGACGCCGGCGTGAAGGTGGGCCTGCCCCGCTACACCGCGCAGGCCCTGGCGGCGCAGACGGTGCTCGGCTCGGCGAAGCTGCTCCTCGAGACCGGCCAGCACCCGGGCATGCTCAAGGATCAGGTGACCTCGCCGGGCGGCACCGCGATCGCGGGCCTCCATACCCTCGAGGCCGGCGGCCTGCGCACCACGCTGATCAACGCGGTGGAGGCGGCGACCCGCCGCGCGAAGGAGCTCGGCGAGCAATTCCTCGACGATTAG
- a CDS encoding FAD-dependent oxidoreductase: MSKCFVCTCEDVTIEDVRHAIAKGYRDIESVKRYTGFGTGVCQGKNCLGTVARILAEEGGIAEKAMLPFTPRPPARMISLGELATLPLDVVGDVPGHGVPPPVEPFEQVAPDGFPTHDSHPLKPEGKLPARASVVIVGGGIMGLALAWNLARRGQKDVLVLEEGYLCSGASGRNGGGVRMQWSTPTMVRLAKRSIDLCKSFAREFGINVWFRQGGYLFLAPDEVQAQRLEKNAALHNSLGVPTRMLTPGGAKEVVPQLDGGRFIAAAFNPEDGVVFPWPFLWGYAQGARKLGVRIETFTKLTGIDTAGGRVTSVQTDRGPVQCDVLVNAAGAWSPGIARLAGVELPNEPHRHEICATEPLKPWLGPLVSVLGNGLYFSQSMRGEIVGGMGDPNEPPGLEMGSTLRYLARYSRALIDCIPQTRDLKVIRQWAGCYDVTPDNNPILGETPELPNFLQLNGFVGHGFMMAPAVAELMATWMTGGVKDEIFDRFTLRRFAEGNVVAEDFIIG, encoded by the coding sequence GTGAGCAAGTGTTTCGTTTGCACGTGCGAGGACGTGACCATCGAGGACGTCCGCCACGCGATCGCCAAGGGCTACCGGGACATCGAGTCGGTGAAGCGCTACACGGGCTTCGGCACCGGCGTCTGCCAGGGCAAGAACTGCCTCGGCACCGTGGCGCGGATCCTCGCGGAGGAAGGCGGGATCGCGGAGAAGGCGATGCTCCCCTTCACCCCGCGGCCGCCGGCGCGGATGATCTCCCTCGGCGAGCTCGCCACCCTGCCCCTCGACGTCGTCGGCGACGTTCCCGGGCACGGCGTGCCGCCGCCGGTGGAGCCCTTCGAGCAGGTGGCGCCGGACGGCTTTCCCACCCACGATTCCCATCCGCTCAAGCCCGAGGGCAAGCTGCCCGCGCGGGCATCGGTGGTGATCGTCGGCGGCGGGATCATGGGCCTCGCCCTGGCCTGGAACCTGGCGCGGCGGGGGCAGAAGGACGTGCTCGTCCTCGAGGAGGGCTACCTCTGCTCCGGCGCCTCGGGCCGCAACGGCGGCGGCGTGCGCATGCAGTGGTCCACGCCGACGATGGTGCGGCTGGCCAAGCGCTCCATCGATCTCTGCAAATCCTTCGCGCGTGAGTTCGGGATCAACGTCTGGTTCCGCCAGGGCGGCTACCTCTTCCTCGCCCCCGACGAAGTGCAGGCGCAGCGCCTCGAGAAGAACGCCGCGCTCCACAACTCGCTGGGCGTGCCCACGCGCATGCTCACGCCGGGCGGCGCGAAGGAGGTCGTGCCCCAGCTCGACGGCGGCAGGTTCATCGCCGCGGCCTTCAACCCCGAGGACGGCGTCGTCTTCCCCTGGCCCTTCCTCTGGGGCTACGCGCAGGGGGCCCGCAAGCTCGGGGTCCGGATCGAGACCTTCACCAAACTCACCGGGATCGACACCGCCGGCGGCAGGGTGACCTCCGTGCAGACCGATCGCGGGCCGGTGCAGTGCGACGTGCTGGTGAACGCCGCCGGCGCCTGGTCGCCGGGGATCGCCCGCCTCGCCGGCGTGGAGCTGCCCAACGAGCCCCACCGCCACGAGATCTGCGCCACCGAGCCGCTCAAGCCCTGGCTCGGGCCGCTGGTCTCGGTCCTCGGCAACGGCCTCTACTTCAGCCAGTCGATGCGCGGCGAGATCGTCGGCGGCATGGGGGATCCCAACGAGCCCCCCGGCCTCGAGATGGGCAGCACCCTCCGCTACCTCGCGCGCTACTCCCGCGCCCTCATCGACTGCATCCCCCAGACCCGCGACCTCAAGGTGATCCGCCAATGGGCGGGCTGCTACGACGTCACCCCGGACAACAACCCGATCCTCGGTGAGACGCCGGAGCTGCCGAACTTCCTGCAGCTCAACGGCTTCGTCGGCCACGGCTTCATGATGGCGCCGGCGGTGGCGGAGCTGATGGCCACCTGGATGACGGGCGGCGTGAAGGACGAGATCTTCGATCGCTTCACCCTGCGGCGCTTCGCCGAGGGGAACGTGGTGGCGGAGGATTTCATCATTGGCTGA
- a CDS encoding FAD-dependent oxidoreductase: MAKAERLAGTALGGRAVRIEFEGEHIPAREGEPLAAALLANGVGVFSRAVKYHRARGPYCLSGRCSQCLVRVNGEPNVTACTTPVREGMRVERQNAFPSVNHDIFSTIDWMYPRGLDHHSMFAGVPVVEHVVAKVAREMAGLGTLPDAARADGASFASHQTDVLVVGGGAAGLAAARAAAGAGAQVTLVEEQPGPGGRLRSGLALPNAPEGGWVSEQVEALRAAGGHVLFGSFAFGLYREHGTLVPVRAPGRRLVVVKPKAVVIAAGAAEPLPAFGNNDLPGIFAGRALARLVTVDGVLPGKRAVVAGEGPEAAALAALLRGAGCEVVAEVGLRAGAAGHLVKARGRSAVAGAVLADAKGAERKVACDLIAVGGVTSALVDLARHAGAHVAYRDGHFAVVVDADGGTGIPGLFACGEVTGPCTANQAAQAGERAGRAAAAVAGGAR; this comes from the coding sequence ATGGCGAAGGCGGAACGGCTTGCAGGCACGGCCCTCGGCGGTCGCGCGGTGCGCATCGAATTCGAGGGCGAGCACATCCCGGCGCGGGAGGGCGAGCCGCTCGCCGCTGCGCTCCTCGCGAACGGGGTCGGCGTCTTCTCCCGCGCGGTGAAATACCACCGGGCCCGGGGTCCCTATTGCCTCTCCGGGCGCTGCTCGCAGTGCCTGGTCCGGGTGAACGGCGAGCCCAACGTCACCGCCTGCACCACGCCGGTGCGCGAGGGGATGCGGGTGGAGCGGCAGAACGCCTTTCCCTCGGTGAACCACGACATCTTCTCGACCATCGACTGGATGTACCCCCGGGGTCTCGACCACCACTCCATGTTCGCCGGCGTGCCGGTGGTGGAGCACGTGGTGGCGAAGGTCGCCCGGGAGATGGCCGGCCTCGGCACCCTGCCCGACGCCGCCCGGGCCGACGGCGCCAGCTTCGCCTCCCACCAGACCGATGTGCTCGTCGTCGGCGGCGGCGCTGCGGGCCTCGCTGCGGCGCGGGCGGCGGCAGGGGCAGGTGCGCAGGTGACCCTGGTCGAGGAGCAGCCGGGCCCCGGTGGCAGGCTGCGTTCCGGCCTCGCCCTCCCCAACGCCCCCGAGGGCGGCTGGGTGAGCGAGCAGGTCGAGGCGCTCCGGGCAGCAGGGGGCCACGTGCTCTTCGGCAGCTTCGCCTTCGGCCTCTACCGGGAGCACGGCACCCTCGTGCCGGTGCGGGCCCCCGGGCGCCGCCTGGTGGTGGTGAAGCCGAAGGCGGTGGTGATCGCCGCAGGTGCGGCGGAGCCCCTCCCTGCGTTCGGCAACAACGATCTGCCCGGCATCTTCGCGGGACGGGCGCTGGCGCGCCTCGTCACCGTCGACGGCGTCCTCCCCGGCAAGCGGGCGGTGGTCGCCGGCGAAGGGCCGGAGGCTGCGGCGCTGGCTGCGCTCCTGCGCGGCGCCGGCTGCGAGGTGGTAGCGGAGGTCGGCCTCCGGGCCGGCGCCGCGGGCCACCTGGTCAAGGCGCGGGGCCGGTCGGCGGTTGCCGGCGCGGTCCTCGCCGATGCGAAGGGCGCCGAGCGCAAGGTCGCCTGCGATCTGATCGCGGTGGGCGGCGTCACCTCGGCCCTCGTCGATCTCGCCCGGCACGCAGGGGCCCACGTGGCCTACCGCGACGGCCATTTCGCGGTGGTGGTCGACGCGGACGGCGGCACCGGGATCCCCGGCCTCTTCGCCTGCGGCGAGGTGACCGGCCCCTGCACCGCCAACCAGGCGGCGCAGGCGGGTGAGCGCGCAGGAAGGGCTGCGGCGGCGGTGGCGGGAGGTGCGCGGTGA
- a CDS encoding chloride channel protein translates to MGAEPRPSAGNAGNPNVFYSSLRAFLRDLPGVQQRFWVLVVLTGVAAGLGAVLLDLLLEAVEALAWPDGATFLERIEAAGWGQRVGVLVGAGLLVTIVALLLRQPLGGHGTSGIIQAIWVEDGTYSLRRALLRGLVIIGVVGMGAPLGREGALISSGAGSGSWLGRRFGLEPNQVRILVGCGAGAGIAAAYNVPIGGALFGLEVILGSFALELFGPIVVSCVTATIVSRVLLASEPAYAIPYYRIGEPLEIASFVLIAPLLGVAAAIYIRGIEAFANLPARFPERLRPLLPPLALGLTGVGAIWLPELLGNGYDPVNLALLGQMPLWLMLLLPFAKLLASALCAGAGVPGGLFTPSLFFGALLGGALGTAVQAVWPGAAPPGAYALIGMAAVLAGTTHAAISAVLITFEMTRDYGVILPVLLACAIATAVSRFLEPHSLYTGVLHRRGVPLPEQARPRWLRQQPVAPLVEAQAPQVGPSARFVEVMQQLLALPAGWDLYVVDAEGRFLGAIVLEQLKGHLPDSANLDVVIAADLADPAVPRLTGEETVAAAAARFVPTHLNRLPVVDPGSGRLLGTVARGDVLRQGVF, encoded by the coding sequence ATGGGCGCCGAACCCCGGCCCAGCGCAGGCAACGCTGGGAATCCGAACGTCTTCTACTCCTCGCTGCGCGCCTTCCTCCGCGACCTGCCCGGCGTCCAGCAGCGATTCTGGGTCCTCGTCGTGCTCACCGGCGTCGCCGCCGGCCTGGGGGCGGTTCTCCTCGACCTGCTCCTCGAGGCGGTGGAGGCCCTCGCCTGGCCCGACGGCGCCACCTTCCTCGAGCGGATCGAGGCGGCTGGCTGGGGCCAGCGCGTCGGCGTCCTCGTCGGCGCCGGGCTCCTGGTCACGATCGTCGCGCTCCTGCTCCGCCAGCCCCTGGGCGGCCATGGCACCTCGGGGATCATCCAGGCGATCTGGGTCGAGGACGGCACCTATTCCCTCCGCCGCGCGCTGCTCCGCGGCCTGGTGATCATCGGCGTGGTCGGCATGGGCGCGCCCCTCGGCCGCGAGGGAGCGCTCATCTCCAGCGGGGCGGGGTCCGGCTCCTGGCTCGGGCGCCGCTTCGGCCTCGAGCCCAACCAGGTCCGCATCCTCGTCGGCTGCGGCGCCGGGGCGGGCATCGCTGCCGCCTACAACGTGCCCATCGGCGGCGCGCTCTTCGGCCTCGAGGTGATCCTCGGCAGCTTCGCCCTCGAGCTCTTCGGCCCCATCGTGGTGAGCTGCGTCACCGCCACCATCGTCTCCCGCGTCCTCCTCGCGAGCGAGCCCGCCTACGCGATCCCGTACTACCGCATCGGCGAGCCCCTCGAGATCGCCAGCTTCGTCCTGATCGCGCCGCTCCTCGGCGTGGCTGCCGCGATCTACATCCGCGGGATCGAGGCCTTCGCCAACCTCCCCGCGCGCTTTCCCGAGCGGCTGCGGCCCCTGCTGCCGCCGCTCGCTCTCGGCCTCACCGGCGTCGGCGCCATATGGCTGCCCGAGCTCCTGGGCAACGGCTACGACCCGGTCAATCTCGCGCTGCTCGGGCAGATGCCGCTCTGGCTCATGCTCCTCCTGCCCTTCGCCAAGCTCCTCGCCAGCGCCCTCTGCGCCGGCGCCGGCGTGCCGGGCGGCCTCTTCACCCCCTCGCTCTTCTTCGGGGCCCTCCTCGGCGGGGCCCTGGGGACGGCGGTCCAGGCGGTCTGGCCAGGGGCCGCGCCGCCGGGGGCCTACGCGCTCATCGGCATGGCGGCGGTCCTCGCCGGCACCACCCACGCCGCCATCTCCGCGGTGCTGATCACCTTCGAGATGACCCGGGACTACGGCGTGATCCTCCCGGTCCTCCTCGCCTGCGCCATCGCTACCGCGGTGAGCCGCTTCCTCGAGCCCCACTCCCTCTACACCGGCGTGCTCCACCGGCGGGGCGTGCCGCTCCCCGAGCAGGCGCGGCCGCGGTGGCTCCGGCAGCAGCCGGTGGCGCCGCTGGTGGAGGCGCAGGCGCCGCAGGTCGGGCCCTCGGCGCGCTTCGTCGAGGTGATGCAGCAGCTGCTCGCCCTGCCTGCAGGCTGGGACCTCTACGTGGTGGACGCGGAGGGGCGCTTCCTCGGGGCCATCGTCCTCGAGCAGCTCAAGGGGCATCTGCCCGACTCCGCCAACCTCGACGTGGTGATCGCCGCCGACCTCGCCGACCCCGCCGTGCCGCGCCTCACCGGCGAGGAGACGGTTGCCGCTGCTGCGGCCCGCTTCGTCCCCACCCACCTGAACCGCCTGCCGGTGGTGGACCCGGGGAGCGGGCGGCTCCTCGGGACGGTGGCCCGTGGAGACGTACTCCGGCAGGGGGTGTTCTGA
- the otsB gene encoding trehalose-phosphatase, which produces MELHFDAAVFDLDGVVTRTARLHFAAWKESFDRLLAERGLPLFTREDYLAYVDGKPRRDGIRALLAARGLPGDEAVVEQLATEKNDRFRTVLAQEGPEVFPGALELLRALRARGVRTVLASSSRNAGPVVEAAGIADLFDARVDGITSAARGLAGKPAPDLFLAAAREVGAQPERCVLLEDAVAGVEAGAAGCFCLVVGVDRGGNHLPLRLAGADLVVQGLRELSVDAIERWFVRASDRRPSALTHLDGLQRELQGRRPAIFLDYDGTLAPIVDHPEDAVMPAQVRADLEAATTRCPVVLVSGRRLADVAALVDLPALTFAGSHGFEIRGPTGSHAIRPESQGAIHAAAAALRARLGAIEGILVEDKSFAVAIHFRLADPAFVPAVERMVDEVGAGLGLRKTHGKMIFELRPDVDWDKGRAVRFLLETLGLGDAVPIYVGDDVTDEDAFRALADDGISILVSDEPRPTAARWSLQDPAEVGFFLRLLCGGEP; this is translated from the coding sequence ATGGAACTCCACTTCGACGCCGCCGTCTTCGACCTCGACGGCGTCGTGACCCGGACCGCGCGGCTCCACTTCGCCGCCTGGAAGGAGAGCTTCGATCGCCTCCTCGCCGAGCGCGGCCTGCCTCTCTTCACCCGCGAGGACTACCTCGCCTACGTGGACGGCAAGCCCCGGCGCGACGGCATCCGGGCTCTCCTCGCTGCCAGGGGGCTGCCCGGGGACGAGGCGGTGGTGGAGCAGCTCGCCACGGAGAAGAACGATCGCTTCCGCACCGTGCTGGCGCAGGAGGGACCGGAGGTCTTTCCCGGGGCCCTCGAGCTGCTCCGCGCGCTCCGGGCCCGGGGCGTGCGCACGGTGCTCGCCTCCTCGAGCCGGAACGCGGGGCCGGTGGTGGAGGCCGCGGGAATCGCGGATCTCTTCGACGCCCGGGTGGATGGCATCACCAGCGCGGCGCGCGGGCTCGCAGGCAAGCCCGCACCCGACCTCTTCCTCGCCGCTGCCCGGGAGGTGGGGGCGCAGCCGGAACGCTGCGTGCTCCTCGAGGATGCGGTCGCCGGCGTGGAGGCGGGGGCTGCGGGCTGCTTCTGCCTCGTGGTCGGCGTCGACCGCGGGGGCAACCACCTGCCGCTGCGCCTGGCTGGCGCCGACCTCGTGGTGCAGGGCCTCCGGGAGCTCTCCGTCGACGCGATCGAGCGCTGGTTCGTCCGCGCCTCGGATCGGCGTCCTTCGGCCCTCACCCACCTCGATGGGCTGCAGCGCGAGCTGCAGGGGAGGCGCCCTGCCATCTTCCTCGACTACGACGGCACCCTCGCACCGATCGTGGACCATCCCGAGGACGCGGTGATGCCGGCGCAGGTCCGCGCCGACCTCGAGGCAGCCACCACGCGCTGCCCGGTGGTGCTGGTGAGTGGCAGGCGCCTCGCGGACGTTGCGGCGCTCGTGGATCTGCCCGCGCTCACCTTCGCGGGCAGCCACGGCTTCGAGATCCGCGGTCCGACGGGCAGCCACGCGATTCGCCCCGAGAGCCAGGGGGCGATCCACGCCGCCGCCGCCGCGCTGCGGGCCCGCCTCGGCGCGATCGAGGGCATCCTCGTCGAGGACAAGAGCTTCGCGGTGGCGATCCACTTCCGCCTCGCCGATCCCGCATTCGTCCCCGCGGTGGAGCGGATGGTGGACGAGGTCGGCGCCGGCCTCGGCCTGCGCAAGACCCACGGCAAGATGATCTTCGAGCTCCGGCCCGACGTGGATTGGGACAAGGGGCGGGCGGTGCGTTTCCTCCTCGAGACCCTGGGACTCGGGGATGCGGTGCCCATCTACGTGGGCGACGACGTCACCGACGAGGATGCGTTCCGGGCCCTGGCCGACGACGGCATCTCGATCCTCGTGAGCGACGAGCCGCGCCCCACCGCTGCGCGCTGGTCGCTGCAGGATCCGGCGGAGGTCGGCTTCTTCCTGCGGCTGCTCTGTGGAGGGGAACCGTGA